GCAGACCTCGCGAACCTCGTGTCTGAGAGCGGTGCGGCGATCGGACTCGCGATTGATCCGGACGTGGACCGCCTCTCGTTGGTTGACGAACTCGGGCGACCCATGGGTGAAGACCTGACCCTCGCGCTTGCCGCTGCCGCTGTCCTGCGGCGCACTCCGGGGCCGGTGGTGACGAATCTCTCGACGAGTCGTGTCGTCGAGGACGTAGCGGAAGCATTCGGTGCTGTGTGTGTGAGGGCACCGGTCGGCGAGGTCAACGTGGCCCGTCGGATGCAGCGGGAGAACGCCGTGGTCGGTGGAGAAGGGAACGGTGGCGTGATTCTTCCCGCGCTCCACCATACGCGTGACGCTCCGCTCGCTTCGGCCCTGATTCTTCAGCACCTCGCTGAAGAATCAGTTACGCCTTCGGAGGCGGCGGCTCGGTGGCCCTCCTACGACATCGTGAAAGAAAAAGTCTCCTTCCCGAGGGAAGCGCTCACCGACGGTTACGCAGCCTTGGCCGCGGATCTCGGTGCGGAAGCACGTGACGATTCCGATGGGCTGCGGCTCGAATGGCCATCGAAGAAGGCATGGCTGCATGTGAGACCGTCAGGCACAGAACCAGTCGTGCGACTCATCGCGGAGGCTCCCGACGCGGTGTCCGCACAGAGACTTGTGGATCGCGCCGGGGATCTGCTTTCTGGGGTGGTGTAGGCGAACATCTGAGGTGACATCTAGTTGTTGTTTGGGATCGCCCGACTTTCGGGTGCCAACGGACTGAACCCGGAGGACATACACCGATGTGCGGTATCGTCGGATACGTAGGACTGAGGGAAGCGACCCCCATATTGCTCGCCGGGCTAAAGCGCCTCGAATACCGCGGTTATGACTCGGCAGGAGTCGCGCTGCTGAGTGAGCAGGGTGTCGTCGCGACGAAGCGCTCCGGCAAGATCCGGGAACTCGAATCGGCGATCGGCGAGGATCCGTCCACAGCAACCTGTGGCATCGGGCATACTCGCTGGGCCACACACGGGGTGCCGAATCAGTTGAATGCTCACCCGCACCTGTCAAATGCCGGGGATATCGCCCTCGTTCACAACGGCATCATCGAAAATGCCGATGTGCTCAGGAGCCAGCTCGTGTCGGAGGGATACGAGTTCAACTCCGACACCGACACCGAAGTCGTCGTCCATCTGATCGACTCCCTGTGGAAGGATGGGGAGCCGATGGAGAATGCGGTCGCGGCCGCACTTCGGCGGGTCGTGGGCGCCTACGGTATCGCGGTGGTGTCTTCTCGGGACTCCGATAAGATCGTGGTGGCTCGACACGGCAGTCCACTCCTCATCGGAGTCGGCGAGTCGGGCGAAATGCTCGTCGGGTCCGATGCCGCAGCGGTGATCGAGCGGACGCGCGAAGTCGTCTACCTCGACGACGGGGACTACGCGGTCCTTACGCCGGACGGGTACCGGACCTTCCACGTGGAGGGGCACGAAGTCGAACGCGGCGTGCATCAGGTCACCTGGAATCTCGAGTCAATCGAGAAGGGTGCTTACGAGCACTTCATGCTCAAGGAAATCTTCGAGCAGCCAAGCAGTATCGCCGACGTTATGAGAGGTCGCCTTCTCCCGGACGACGGTAACGCTCGACTTGGTGGAATTATTGAGCATCAGTTCGATCTCGGCCGAATTCAGCGCATCATCGTTACCGCGTGTGGAACAAGCTGGCATGCCGGCCTCGTCGGTGAGTACATGCTTGAGGAACTCGCCCAGATACCGGTCGCAGTCGAATACGCTTCTGAGTTCCGGTACAGGAATCCGGTACTCGAGGAGGGTACCCTGGCGCTCGCGATCAGCCAGTCAGGCGAGACTGCCGACACCCTGGCCGCGCTCAAGGAGGCAGCCCAGCGCGGACTCACGACGATGGGGGTGGTCAACACTGTCGGGTCGACGATCGCCCGCCAGACCGACTTCGGCATGCATCTGCATGCTGGGCCGGAGATCGGAGTCGCCTCAACGAAAGCGTTCACGAGCCAGCTCGTCGCGCTCGCGCTCTTCACGCTCTTCATGGGCCGTCGACGTGGGATGTCTGCCGCGCAGGGCATCGACATCGTTCAGCATCTCCAGGCGCTGCCTGGCCAAATCGAGGAAGTCCTGAAGCTCAATGACGAAATCAAGGACCTCGCATCGAACTATGTGGAGGCTCAGAATTTCCTGTATCTGGGCCGCGGGTATCAGTTTCCGGTCGCTCTCGAGGGCGCATTGAAACTGAAGGAAGTGAGTTACATCCACGCCGAGGGCTATCCGGCCGCGGAAATGAAGCACGGACCGATCGCATTGATCGACGACGACATGCCGGTCGTGGTCCTCGCTCCGCGGGATCCGATTTATTCCAAGGTCGTTTCCAACATCGAAGAGGTG
This portion of the Longimicrobiales bacterium genome encodes:
- the glmS gene encoding glutamine--fructose-6-phosphate transaminase (isomerizing); its protein translation is MCGIVGYVGLREATPILLAGLKRLEYRGYDSAGVALLSEQGVVATKRSGKIRELESAIGEDPSTATCGIGHTRWATHGVPNQLNAHPHLSNAGDIALVHNGIIENADVLRSQLVSEGYEFNSDTDTEVVVHLIDSLWKDGEPMENAVAAALRRVVGAYGIAVVSSRDSDKIVVARHGSPLLIGVGESGEMLVGSDAAAVIERTREVVYLDDGDYAVLTPDGYRTFHVEGHEVERGVHQVTWNLESIEKGAYEHFMLKEIFEQPSSIADVMRGRLLPDDGNARLGGIIEHQFDLGRIQRIIVTACGTSWHAGLVGEYMLEELAQIPVAVEYASEFRYRNPVLEEGTLALAISQSGETADTLAALKEAAQRGLTTMGVVNTVGSTIARQTDFGMHLHAGPEIGVASTKAFTSQLVALALFTLFMGRRRGMSAAQGIDIVQHLQALPGQIEEVLKLNDEIKDLASNYVEAQNFLYLGRGYQFPVALEGALKLKEVSYIHAEGYPAAEMKHGPIALIDDDMPVVVLAPRDPIYSKVVSNIEEVRARAGRIIAVVSDDAPELQGKVDHMIKVPHTLPHLLPVLTTIPLQLLAYHVAVMRGADVDQPRNLAKSVTVE
- the glmM gene encoding phosphoglucosamine mutase, coding for MPLHLPEDLMVSVSGVRGRVGEPLTPELIAGVAAALGVHLREIENGRTMVLGRDSRVSGPMFSRAVTAALQSVGCNVVDLGVVPTPTVLMAVRDLGAIGGISVTASHNPAEWNALKLVSSEGIFLDADRSMQFHTYLAEKDPPRAAWDDLGVVTQDTEAWSRHFARILELPQIDVELIRAARIKVAVDCVHGAGGPVITELLEHLGCEVVGIGMEPDGWFPRDPEPTAANLADLANLVSESGAAIGLAIDPDVDRLSLVDELGRPMGEDLTLALAAAAVLRRTPGPVVTNLSTSRVVEDVAEAFGAVCVRAPVGEVNVARRMQRENAVVGGEGNGGVILPALHHTRDAPLASALILQHLAEESVTPSEAAARWPSYDIVKEKVSFPREALTDGYAALAADLGAEARDDSDGLRLEWPSKKAWLHVRPSGTEPVVRLIAEAPDAVSAQRLVDRAGDLLSGVV